A stretch of the Paucidesulfovibrio longus DSM 6739 genome encodes the following:
- a CDS encoding response regulator — protein MDSRTRVLIVDDEDRYRENMVRLLTAQGMHALGVSGGRQALEALRESEFDVLLLDMKMPDMDGRATFAEILALGADVQVVVLSGHASVDDAMEMMSRGAFDYLIKPCPTEVLVKKVRQACLEKRMVRGDAGMDELTRADF, from the coding sequence ATGGATTCCCGGACCAGAGTGCTGATCGTGGACGACGAGGACCGCTATCGCGAGAACATGGTTCGCCTGCTCACGGCCCAGGGAATGCACGCCCTGGGGGTTTCCGGAGGACGGCAGGCCCTGGAGGCGCTGCGGGAGAGCGAGTTCGACGTCCTGCTGCTGGACATGAAGATGCCGGACATGGACGGCAGGGCCACCTTTGCGGAAATTCTCGCCCTGGGCGCGGATGTCCAGGTGGTGGTGCTGTCCGGACATGCCTCGGTGGACGACGCCATGGAGATGATGAGCCGGGGCGCTTTCGATTATCTGATCAAGCCCTGCCCCACGGAGGTGCTGGTCAAAAAGGTCCGGCAGGCCTGTCTGGAGAAGCGCATGGTCCGGGGCGACGCGGGCATGGACGAGCTGACCAGGGCCGATTTTTAA
- a CDS encoding sensor histidine kinase, whose product MQAVRLEFGRAQSLRRLLFVERYVAPPAVLLGTLAALRVGGRGGEAIAGVCALALALLGFRLWRNLVGREKEIQTLSEQLIQSQKLSALGELSAGVAHEINNPLAVITQEVELMDMLLPRARFESPDDLAEFQECLGEIARQVERCGNITHGMLDFARRREAVVQETDLNRLIDDMVRLVELEIRNKNIFIERRYAEPAPCIRTDPPLLRQVILNLLNNAAQAMGRDGRIVITTSTVRRDGRTEAVLRFRDTGPGIAREHLEKIFNPFFTTKDPGKGTGLGLSICLRIVNELGGSIDVESERGKGAEFIVRLPSLNQTEE is encoded by the coding sequence ATGCAGGCTGTACGGCTTGAATTCGGGCGGGCGCAGTCGCTTCGGCGTCTGCTTTTCGTGGAACGCTACGTCGCGCCCCCGGCGGTGCTCCTGGGCACGCTCGCAGCCCTGCGCGTGGGCGGGCGGGGCGGGGAGGCCATAGCGGGCGTCTGCGCCCTGGCCCTGGCCTTGCTCGGCTTTCGCCTCTGGCGCAACCTCGTGGGCCGCGAAAAGGAAATCCAAACCCTCAGCGAGCAGCTCATCCAGTCCCAGAAGCTCTCGGCCCTGGGCGAGCTTTCCGCAGGGGTGGCCCATGAGATCAACAACCCCCTGGCCGTGATCACCCAGGAGGTGGAGTTGATGGACATGCTGCTGCCGCGTGCGCGGTTCGAGAGCCCGGACGACCTCGCCGAGTTTCAGGAGTGCCTCGGAGAAATCGCCCGGCAGGTGGAGCGCTGCGGCAATATCACCCACGGTATGCTCGACTTCGCGCGCCGCCGCGAGGCCGTGGTCCAGGAAACGGATCTGAACAGGCTCATCGACGACATGGTGCGTCTGGTGGAACTGGAAATCCGCAACAAGAACATCTTCATCGAACGGCGCTACGCGGAACCGGCTCCCTGCATCCGCACGGACCCGCCCCTGCTCCGCCAGGTGATCCTGAACCTGCTGAACAACGCGGCCCAGGCCATGGGCCGGGACGGCAGGATCGTCATCACCACGTCCACGGTCCGCCGGGACGGCCGGACCGAGGCGGTTCTGCGCTTCCGGGACACGGGCCCCGGCATCGCCAGGGAGCACCTGGAAAAGATATTCAACCCCTTCTTCACCACCAAGGATCCCGGCAAGGGAACGGGACTGGGCCTTTCCATCTGCTTGCGCATCGTCAACGAACTCGGCGGCAGCATCGACGTGGAGAGCGAACGCGGCAAGGGGGCCGAATTCATCGTGCGCCTGCCTTCCCTGAACCAAACGGAGGAGTAG
- a CDS encoding response regulator: MNKVKVLVVDDERDFVKLFVKRFVMRNLDVDGVTSGQEALEYLRENPVDVIVLDVKMPGMDGLETLKEIKKRCPQVEVIMLTGHGSVKSGIQGISLGAYDYVLKPFKIEDLLERILKAYERTKLNRGR; encoded by the coding sequence ATGAACAAGGTCAAGGTATTGGTCGTCGACGACGAGCGCGATTTCGTGAAGCTCTTCGTGAAGCGTTTCGTGATGCGCAATCTTGACGTGGACGGGGTCACGAGCGGGCAGGAGGCCCTGGAATATCTGCGCGAGAATCCCGTGGACGTGATCGTCCTGGACGTGAAGATGCCCGGCATGGACGGGCTGGAAACGCTCAAGGAGATCAAGAAGCGCTGCCCGCAGGTGGAGGTGATCATGCTCACGGGCCACGGCTCCGTGAAGTCCGGCATCCAGGGCATCAGCCTCGGCGCCTACGACTACGTGCTCAAGCCGTTCAAGATCGAAGACCTTCTGGAACGCATCCTCAAGGCCTACGAGCGCACCAAGCTCAACCGGGGCAGGTAG
- a CDS encoding sensor histidine kinase — MDARGYGILRWKFMGVILCFSLIPLVALGYFINGQFSRTYEDKVTANLRIMVENKRYAIDMFLRERIAQVRNLANTHTLAEMGDQAFLTALFETIQAGSNSFIDLGVIGQDGRHAAYAGPFKLRDVNYSSEDWFQQVMLKGVYVSDVFMGFRNFPHFIIAVLRREAGKTWILRATIDSEVFNSLVQNVQVGRRGDAFLVNGEGVLQTPSRFGEPVLGRCVLPVSEVKDLSVLNLPDRERKVLVGVVPLRTLGWKLVITEDPGEEMSPLLTVKSAALSLVLGGALIIFTGALLTTRAIVAKLERTDREKAAVDANLMQSGKLAALGKMAAGVAHEVNNPLTLIREAAGWITDLLTDEDPSSLRHFEEIEEAARDIDRHVERAKAVTHRMLGFARRMEPIQENVDLGSLLEGTISFLANEAMHRNIVIERKFEPDLPLISTDATQIQQVVLNLLENAIDAVDKDGIITVSTFRGEREVGFTIRDTGPGIPPGVLDKIFDPFFSTKKVGEGTGLGLSISYGIIERLGGRIVAESGPEQGAVFTVHLPAR; from the coding sequence ATGGACGCCAGGGGCTACGGCATTCTGCGTTGGAAATTCATGGGCGTGATCCTCTGCTTCTCGCTCATTCCCCTCGTGGCGCTGGGCTATTTCATCAACGGCCAGTTCAGCCGCACCTACGAGGACAAGGTCACGGCCAACCTGCGGATCATGGTCGAGAACAAGCGCTACGCCATCGACATGTTCCTGCGCGAGCGCATCGCCCAGGTCCGCAACCTGGCCAACACGCACACGCTGGCCGAGATGGGCGACCAGGCATTTCTCACGGCGCTGTTCGAGACGATCCAGGCCGGGTCCAACTCCTTCATCGATCTCGGCGTCATCGGCCAGGACGGCAGGCACGCGGCGTACGCCGGGCCTTTCAAGCTGCGCGACGTGAACTATTCCTCCGAGGATTGGTTCCAGCAGGTCATGCTCAAGGGGGTCTATGTCTCGGACGTGTTCATGGGCTTTCGCAATTTTCCGCATTTCATCATCGCGGTGTTGCGGCGCGAGGCGGGCAAGACCTGGATTCTGCGCGCCACCATCGATTCCGAAGTCTTCAACTCCCTGGTGCAGAACGTCCAGGTGGGCCGGCGCGGAGACGCCTTTCTCGTCAACGGCGAGGGCGTGCTCCAGACTCCGTCGCGGTTCGGCGAGCCCGTGCTGGGCCGCTGCGTGCTGCCCGTGTCCGAGGTCAAGGATCTGAGCGTGCTGAACCTGCCGGACCGGGAGCGCAAGGTGCTCGTCGGGGTCGTGCCCCTGCGGACCCTGGGCTGGAAGCTGGTCATCACCGAGGATCCCGGCGAGGAGATGTCGCCGCTGCTCACGGTCAAGTCCGCGGCCCTCAGCCTTGTGCTCGGCGGCGCGCTGATCATCTTTACGGGCGCGCTGCTGACCACGCGGGCCATCGTCGCCAAGCTGGAGCGCACGGATCGAGAAAAGGCCGCGGTGGACGCGAACCTGATGCAGTCGGGCAAGCTGGCCGCCCTGGGCAAGATGGCGGCGGGCGTGGCCCACGAGGTCAACAACCCCCTGACCCTGATCCGCGAGGCAGCGGGCTGGATAACCGACCTGCTCACGGACGAGGATCCCTCTTCCTTGCGCCACTTCGAGGAAATCGAGGAAGCGGCGCGGGACATCGACCGGCATGTGGAGCGGGCCAAGGCCGTGACGCACAGGATGCTCGGTTTCGCCCGGCGCATGGAGCCGATCCAGGAAAACGTGGACCTCGGCTCCCTGCTGGAGGGGACCATTTCCTTCCTGGCCAACGAGGCCATGCACCGCAACATCGTCATCGAGCGGAAATTCGAGCCCGACCTGCCGCTGATCAGCACGGACGCGACCCAGATTCAGCAGGTCGTCCTCAATCTTCTGGAAAACGCCATCGACGCCGTGGACAAGGATGGGATCATCACTGTTTCGACCTTCCGGGGCGAGCGCGAAGTGGGCTTCACCATCCGCGATACCGGACCGGGCATACCTCCCGGCGTACTGGACAAGATTTTCGATCCGTTCTTTTCCACGAAAAAGGTGGGCGAGGGAACGGGGCTGGGGCTTTCCATCAGCTACGGCATCATCGAGCGGCTGGGAGGCCGGATCGTTGCCGAGAGCGGGCCGGAGCAGGGAGCCGTGTTCACGGTCCACCTTCCGGCCAGGTAG
- a CDS encoding PEP/pyruvate-binding domain-containing protein — MGSALLAIRNFFRSAGGRGGWQGQGSRAEELRREYRERCRSFRLLVKSNHEALAALADLEEMLRSAKPYGMPRIRALSLRCLAAGFQMVRQLERMAPGAHSGLQEALDAVRAAVGESLSRRPAVERGDNVLPLDSLDRSHAPETGDKLARLGEARRSLGLRIPAGFAVTASACRRFLAHGGLQDEIDRRIQIGAGDDMAGLYALSSEIRTLILAAEIPPGLQRDAETALTRMQSTQVEPLRLAVRSSALGEDAPGASFAGQYHSELNVAPEHFFEAYKTVVASKYGASAMAYRLNRGIRDSDVEMCVGCMEMVSAAAGGVLYTRDPLDGESDVLHLAAMPGLPKAIVDGSADCDRFVISRKGRKVLHREVARKRRKAVCDPEEGTLLVNLPRAEQEVPAVSDELAAALAGIGLLLERVFGAPQDVEWAVREDRAIVLLQCRDLHFPVPGAESGEAMDESASGEASLRASLPTPLLSGGVTASPGAAAGPVVPVRSDADALRFPDRAVLVAVNALPRWAPLLSRACAVVTEHGATAGHLASVAREYGVPALFSLEGALAALEGSGEVTVDADRRTVYSGRVRALIRRSPERSLMQGSAVHRSLVGVLDRLAPLHLTDPQSSSFAPANCRTLHDVIRYCHEMGVREMFGREPEAGLEKGASRRLIDGVPLQYWVVDLEDGLAPLRFEGRKARTVDISEVRSEPMLALWDGMQAVEWRGPPAVNAGGLLSVMVRSASDPALAEGAPSPYAVRNYFLVSREFCSLQARYGFHFCTVEALLSDDAEENYAIFRFKGGAADLTRRARRARLVGDILEERGFIVEIKEDALYAHIEGADKLRLSRLLRVVGYLVVHTRQLDMIMGDPDEAARAGAEMRRDLAGIAARAAGVPRPAPRPNNGRGKED; from the coding sequence ATGGGTTCCGCGTTGCTGGCCATACGCAATTTCTTTCGCTCTGCGGGCGGGCGCGGCGGCTGGCAAGGCCAGGGCAGCCGGGCCGAGGAACTGCGCCGCGAGTACCGCGAGCGCTGCCGCAGTTTCCGGCTGCTGGTCAAGTCCAATCACGAAGCCCTCGCCGCCCTGGCGGATCTGGAGGAAATGCTCCGGAGCGCCAAGCCCTACGGAATGCCCCGCATCCGGGCGCTCAGCCTGCGCTGCCTAGCCGCGGGGTTCCAGATGGTCCGCCAGCTTGAGCGCATGGCCCCCGGAGCGCATTCCGGCCTGCAGGAAGCCTTGGACGCCGTGCGGGCCGCTGTCGGGGAGAGCCTCTCGCGCAGGCCCGCGGTGGAACGCGGCGACAACGTGCTGCCCTTGGACTCCCTGGACAGAAGCCATGCCCCGGAAACCGGGGACAAGCTCGCCCGCCTGGGAGAAGCCCGCCGCAGCCTCGGTCTGCGCATTCCCGCCGGGTTCGCGGTCACTGCCTCGGCCTGCCGCCGTTTTCTGGCCCACGGCGGACTTCAGGACGAGATCGATCGACGCATTCAGATCGGGGCGGGAGACGACATGGCCGGGCTGTATGCGCTCAGTTCCGAGATCCGTACGCTGATCCTGGCTGCGGAGATTCCGCCGGGGCTGCAACGCGATGCAGAGACCGCCCTGACGCGGATGCAGTCCACCCAGGTGGAGCCGCTGCGTCTGGCCGTTCGTTCTTCGGCCCTGGGGGAAGACGCTCCGGGCGCCTCCTTTGCCGGGCAGTATCACAGCGAGCTGAACGTCGCTCCGGAACATTTCTTCGAGGCCTACAAGACCGTGGTCGCCAGCAAATACGGCGCGTCGGCCATGGCTTACCGCCTCAACCGGGGCATCCGCGACTCGGACGTGGAAATGTGCGTGGGCTGCATGGAGATGGTTTCCGCAGCTGCCGGGGGCGTGCTCTACACGCGCGACCCCCTGGACGGGGAATCGGACGTCCTGCACCTGGCGGCCATGCCCGGCCTGCCCAAGGCCATCGTGGACGGCAGCGCGGACTGCGACCGATTCGTGATATCCCGCAAGGGGCGGAAGGTCTTGCACCGCGAGGTCGCGCGCAAGAGGCGCAAGGCGGTCTGCGACCCGGAAGAGGGCACGCTGCTTGTGAATCTTCCCCGTGCGGAGCAAGAGGTTCCGGCCGTGAGCGACGAGCTGGCCGCGGCTTTGGCCGGCATAGGTCTCCTGCTGGAGCGGGTTTTCGGCGCGCCGCAGGACGTGGAATGGGCTGTGCGCGAGGATCGGGCCATTGTTTTGCTCCAGTGCCGCGACCTGCATTTCCCCGTTCCCGGAGCGGAAAGCGGCGAAGCCATGGACGAATCGGCCTCGGGGGAGGCGTCGTTGCGGGCGTCTCTGCCGACCCCGTTGCTTTCCGGCGGGGTCACGGCCTCTCCGGGCGCTGCCGCCGGACCCGTGGTGCCCGTACGCAGCGATGCGGACGCGCTGCGTTTTCCCGATCGAGCCGTGCTCGTGGCGGTCAACGCCCTGCCGCGCTGGGCTCCGCTGCTTTCCCGCGCCTGCGCGGTGGTCACGGAACACGGGGCCACGGCCGGACACCTCGCCAGCGTGGCCCGCGAATACGGCGTGCCCGCGCTTTTTTCTCTCGAGGGCGCCCTGGCGGCGCTGGAGGGGAGCGGGGAAGTCACCGTGGATGCGGACCGCCGCACGGTCTATTCGGGCCGGGTCCGCGCCCTGATCCGGCGTTCCCCGGAACGGAGCCTGATGCAGGGCAGCGCCGTGCACCGAAGCCTCGTGGGGGTGCTGGACCGGCTGGCCCCGCTGCATCTCACGGACCCGCAATCCTCCTCTTTTGCTCCCGCGAACTGCCGGACCCTGCACGACGTGATCCGCTATTGCCATGAAATGGGCGTGCGCGAGATGTTCGGGCGCGAGCCCGAAGCCGGCCTGGAAAAGGGGGCCAGCCGCCGTCTCATCGACGGAGTGCCGCTGCAATATTGGGTCGTGGACCTGGAGGACGGACTTGCCCCGTTGCGCTTCGAAGGGCGCAAAGCCCGTACCGTGGACATTTCCGAGGTCCGCAGCGAACCAATGCTCGCGCTCTGGGACGGCATGCAGGCCGTGGAGTGGCGCGGCCCGCCCGCGGTCAACGCCGGAGGGCTGCTTTCGGTCATGGTTCGTTCCGCCTCGGACCCCGCCCTGGCGGAGGGCGCTCCCTCTCCCTACGCCGTGCGCAACTATTTTCTCGTGTCCCGTGAATTCTGTTCGCTCCAGGCCCGTTACGGGTTTCATTTCTGCACGGTGGAGGCGCTGCTGAGCGACGACGCCGAAGAAAACTACGCCATATTCCGGTTCAAGGGCGGCGCAGCGGACCTGACGCGCCGCGCCCGCCGCGCCCGGCTCGTGGGCGACATTCTCGAAGAGCGCGGATTCATCGTGGAAATCAAGGAAGACGCGCTCTACGCCCACATCGAAGGCGCGGACAAGCTCCGTCTTTCCCGATTGCTGCGGGTCGTGGGGTATCTGGTGGTCCACACCCGCCAGCTCGACATGATCATGGGCGACCCGGACGAAGCCGCGCGGGCAGGGGCGGAAATGCGCCGCGATCTCGCTGGAATCGCGGCGCGCGCAGCGGGAGTGCCGCGCCCCGCGCCGCGCCCGAACAACGGACGGGGAAAGGAGGACTGA